The following proteins are co-located in the Dyadobacter subterraneus genome:
- a CDS encoding response regulator yields MKSNTTYSIAIVDHNLMARAFIRRLLVDYHFTIAFEAENGQDCVDKMLRAQIPPALIILDIETPIMDGFQTACILRTNWPFIKIIAFSSKNDTQTIDKIMAAGADFFLPKQNEIYADLIITINSVLNEP; encoded by the coding sequence ATGAAATCAAATACAACCTACTCCATAGCCATCGTAGATCATAATTTAATGGCACGGGCATTCATCAGGCGTCTTCTTGTTGATTATCATTTTACCATTGCGTTTGAAGCAGAAAACGGACAGGATTGCGTAGATAAGATGCTTCGCGCACAAATACCCCCTGCTCTAATAATCCTCGATATTGAAACGCCAATAATGGATGGATTTCAAACTGCATGCATTTTACGAACGAACTGGCCTTTCATAAAAATTATCGCATTTTCCAGTAAAAATGATACTCAAACGATTGACAAGATAATGGCTGCCGGCGCCGATTTTTTTCTGCCAAAACAAAACGAGATCTACGCTGACCTAATTATAACAATAAACAGTGTTCTCAATGAACCTTAA